The following is a genomic window from Parabacteroides johnsonii DSM 18315.
ACAGTATCAGATATTGGGCGAGATCAACCGTCAACAGCGCAACACGCCGTTGGACCTGAAATCCATTTATGTCCGCAGCGATGCCGGAGAGATGATCCAGCTGGACAACCTCGTCACGCTGAAAGAAGACGTTGCCCCGCCTCAGTTGTATCGTTACAACCGCTTTGTGTCGGCAACGGTTTCCAGCGGCCTCAACAAGGGCTATACGATCGGTGACGGCCTGGACGAAATGGACCGCATCGCCTCGGAGACGTTGGACAACAGTTTCCGTACGGCTCTGTCGGGCGAGTCGAAAGAGTTCCGCGAAAGCTCGTCCAGTTTGATGTTTGCCATGATCCTCGCGCTGTTCATGATCTATCTGGTCCTGGCCGCGCAGTTCGAGAGTTTCAAAGATCCGCTGGTCGTGATGTTCACGGTTCCGCTGGCTATTGCGGGGGCGTTGATCTTTATGAGCTATTCAGGCGTGACCATGAATATATTCAGTCAGATCGGTATCATCATGCTGATCGGTCTGGTGGCAAAAAACGGTATTCTGATCGTAGAGTTTGCCAACCAACGCCAGGAAGCGGGATTGAGCATGGCAGAAGCGATCCGCTCGGCATCCACACAGCGTCTGCGTCCGATCCTGATGACCAGTATTTCGACGATCTTAGGATTGGTTCCGCTGGTATATGCTTCGGGCGAAGGGGCACAAGGACGTATCGCGATGGGTATCGCCGTAGTGGGCGGTATGATCGTTTCGACATTCCTGACCCTGTTTATCGTTCCGGCGATGTACAGCTTTATTTCTACCGACAGACGGAAAAAAGTTGAAAGTTGAAAGTTGAGAGTGAGACATACTCTCATGAGATAAAATTTCAAAATATGAAAAGGATTCTTTTATTAATATGTATAGTATTTGCGGTCGTTCCGGCCGGGGCGCAACGAGTGTTCAGCCTGGATGACTGCATCCAGACCGGATTGGAACGCAATTATTCCATCCGCATCATCCGTAACGAACAACAGATCAGCGACAACAACGCAACTCCCGGCAATGCCGGTTACCTGCCGACCGTCGATCTGAGCAGCGGCTTCAGCGGCACGCTTAATAATAACAATAACAAGTTGTCCGACGGAACGACGGAAAAAACAAACGGTGTCCACAACGAGACGGCAGACGTCGGCCTGAATGTGAACTGGACCGTCTTCGACGGATTAGGCATACAGGCTACTTACGACAAACTGAGAGAATTGCAGAACTTAGGCGAACTGAACACCCGGATGACGATCGAGGATTTCGTCGCCGACCTTTCGAGCGAATACTACAACTTGATCCGCCAGAAGATCCGCCTCCGTAACCTCCGTTCCACATTGGAGCTGTCTCGCGAACGTCTGCGTATCGTGGAAGAACGGTATTATATCGGCTCGATGTCCCGCCTCGATCTCCAGCAGGCACAAGTCGACTTCAATGCCGACAGTTCCAATGTCCTGAACCAGTTGGAACAAGTGCATACTTCCCGTATCCGCCTGAACCGGCTGATGGCATTGGAAGATGTGGAGGAACAGGTACAGATCAAGGACTCCCTGATTACTCCCAACCCGTTTTTAGATGAAGTGGAACTCTGGAAGAGCACGCTTACCTCCAATTCTTCCCTGCTGATCGCCAAGAAGAACCAGGTGATTTCCGAGTTGGACTACAAAAAGATCAAGAGCCGTAACTATCCGTACGTCAAACTGAATGCCGGATACGGCTATACGGCGAACTGGTACGAAGTAGGAACGACCGACCTCCAGCGCCGCCTCGGACTCAACTACGGAGTGACGGTCGGCATCAACGTTTTCGACGGTTTCAACCGGAAACGTGAACAACGGAATGCCCGGATACAGATTCAGAACCAGGAATTGCGTACGCAAGAGCTGGAACTGGGATTGCGAGCCGATATGAGCAATTTCTGGATGGCTTATCGCAACAACCTGGACTTGTGGAGCCTGGAAAAAGAGAATTTAGTCGCGGCACAGGAGAATTACCGGATTGCGATCGACCGCTATAAACTGGGTGACCTGTCCGGTATCGAATTGCGTGAAGCCCAGAACAGCCTGCTGGAAGCAGAAGAGCGCCAATCCATCGCCGAATATTCCACCAAGATATGCGAAATCTCCCTTTTGCAGCTTAGCGGAAAGATCATGGATATGTTCCATGAAAATGATTAACTTTGCAGAGTTAACGATTTATGATTTTAGATTTATGATTTATGATCGAGGTTCACAAATCATAAATCATAAATCATAAATCATAAATCATAAATCATGCGCATCATCCCCAAAGCTAATTCACTAAGAAAAGGCATACTTTTATACAGAGGCATCCGTTACCGCAAAGGCTTCGGGGTTCATTCCCCCTTTGTCTTCAACCTGATCACGAAAGTGATCGAGGAGCGTTGCCAATACTATAGCTTCTACGACATCGAACTGATCCGTAAGCAACTGCTTTTCCAGAATGGCGAGATCACTTATCCCGACCGCCAGCAAAAGGGGAAGATGCGCCGCCGCACGATCGGCCGGATTGTCGAACGCGAAGCGATACGGCCCAAGCACGGCGCCTTGCTTTTCCGTCTTGCCAACTATTTCAAATCGAAGCATATCCTTCAGATTGGCCCCTCTATGGGCCTGTCCACTTTGTATCTGACTTCATATGCATCCGATCTGAAATGTATCGCTCTGGAAAACGTACCGGAGTTTGCCTCCATCGCCCGTATCGCTTTCAGCAAAGCCGCCCGTAACCCAGTCGACCTGCGTGTCGGAGGATATAAAGATTTACTCCCAAAAGCCTTGAAAGACATGGAGCAACTCGATTTTGTCTTTTTCAATACCCTGTATGAGCAGCAAAACAATAGCTGGCTGTTTGAGACCTGTCTAAAACATGTGCACGGCGATACGGTTTTTGTCTTCGAAGGTATCAAAGCCAGCCGCAAAATGCGCGAGTTCTGGCAGAAAGTATGCAGTCATCCCGAAGTAACGGTAACAATCGACCTGTATTCAATGGGAATCGTGTTTTTCAACAAGAAGTTACATAAAAGAGATTATATCGTTTATTTCTGACTCTTTATCCGGACACAAGCAGTTACCCCTAAAAAGGTTGCCCGTATTCCGGCAATATTATTTGAAAATCGGGACAAAAATCGATAATTGAAGATCCCTTGTTTCCGTATTGCCGACTACATGATTCCAATAAATCCGTTTAAATCCATTTTTGTAAGACAGGTCGACCTGAAACCAGTTGAAATCATAACCGACTTTCACAACAAGAGGAATATCGAATTTATTATCCTCCAAATTGGCTTTGGCTTTCGTATTGAAATAAACTGTCGGTTCCACTCCAATTCCGGCCTTTAGCCCTCTCCATAGTTTATAACCGGCGACAACATTCAAAGATAGTCCGTTAAATAATTTTGTATTATCATAAATAGCGCCGCCCGGCTGCTGCTCGCCATAATTAATATCAGGATCAAACCCTTGTTCTTGAAAAGCGATGTTCACTCTCCTCGCTTGATATAACAGAGCAGCATCAATCAAAAAATGATTTTTAAATTCATACTGGATATCTTGGACTCCGATTTAGCATCCAAACTAATAATTCTCAAAAGTAATTAATTATCAGTATAAAAGCAAAGGAATAACATTAAAATCAATAAAACAAATTTGTTGCTGCTATACAATAAATATATCCTGATAAACAATTTACCAGAATGTCAGATTTCCCATCTTTAGATTCATCTATATACATCCTTCAGTTATGTTAAAACTTACAACAACCCCTTTCAAAATGCCAATATACATATCTACATAGTTTTCAGCGATTTAACAGAATATCTGTTTGTTAAAAAATATTACCCTTGCAGGTAATTTGAAATATAAGGGATAAAAATTCAAATTTCATGCACTACTGTTTCGATTTGGACCAACGGATATTTCGGAAAATTACACAATAAGTAAGGAGTAGTAATAAAGCGTCGATCCTGCAATTCTTTCTTTCCGATAAAATAAATAATCCGAATCCTTGCACAAATCCCGGAATCTGACGAATATTGTACTCTTTTTGCAACATCTGGCAAGGATGTGCGATTATATAATAAAACGATAAGTTATTGTCATATGAAAAAGAGCATTATATACACAGGGACCGGCGACAAGGGAACCACTTCCTTAGTTGGCGGCGAACGGGTGTCGAAAGCGCACCAACGTATCGAGAGCTATGGTACGGTCGACGAACTGAACTCGTTTATCGGATTGTTGATCACTTCGCTCGAAGAGAAAGCGGATCAGGACTTCCTGCTGTTTATTCAGCACAAGTTGTTTACGATCGGTTCCTATCTGGCAACCGATCAGGAAAACACGGAGCTGAAAATAGAAAGTAAGGTGATGCCGGAAACGATCACCCGTATCGAGCGGGAAATAGACCGCCTGGATAACGAACTGCCCAAGATGCGCAACTTCATTTTGCCGGGAGGAAGCCGCCCGGCCTCTTTGGCGCATGTGTGCCGGACAGTCTGCCGGCGTGCCGAACGCCAGATCTACCGTTTGGCAGAGACAATTCCGGTTGAAGAACCTGTCCTGGTTTTCATGAACAGATTGTCTGATTATCTGTTTGTTCTGGCACGTAAGGAATGCATACGGAATAATGGCAAAGAAATTATCTGGGATTATACTTGCATCTAAAGAATATTGTTTTATTTTTGCGGAAAATTTGAGAACCTGACCGCCGTAAGGTGGTTATTAATACTTGACAGCTATGTATTGGACATTAGAGTTAGCTTCAAAACTGGAAGACGCACCCTGGCCTGCAACCAAGGATGAATTGATTGACTATGCACAACGTTCTGGTGCGCCACTGGAAGTGATTGAAAATTTGCAGGAAATGGAAGACGAAGGTGAGATTTATGAATGCATGGAAGATATCTGGCCCGACTATCCAAGTAAAGAAGACTTTTTCTTCAATGAGGAGGAATATTAATCTCATTTAAATAGATTAAAATTAAGAAACTGCGCGATAAACAAGTATGATTTGTTTGTCGCGCTGGTGTTTTTATAGGAAAGGACTGTTGCTCCACGTTTTATCTTACATAAATGTGTATATTTGCACAAATCATATTGGAAAAATGTGATTTACGAACGAAAAATGCGAATATAATATGGAGATCAAAAGAGATATAATGGCCGCTTTGCTTAAATGGAAGCAGCGACCTGAACGTAAACCGCTCATTATTCAGGGAGCACGTCAGATTGGAAAAACGTGGATCATGCGAAAGTTCGGAGAGGAGTATTTCGACTACGTTGCCTACTTTAACTTCGATGCATCGGAGGAATTATGCCGAGAGTTCGAGAATACGAAAAGCCCTGGACGGTTAATCGATATTCTCCGGCTCTATACGGAATATCCTATCGAACCGGAACGGACATTGATTATTTTCGATGAGATCCAGCAGAGCAACAAGGCTCTGAACAGTTTAAAATATTTCTGCGAAGAAACTCCCGAATATCATATCCTTGCGGCAGGATCTTTATTAGGAGTGTCTCTCTCGCAGGGAGATTCGTTCCCGGTCGGCAAAGTAGAATTTTTGCGAATGTATCCGGTTACGTTCCGGGAATTTCTGCGTGCCGATACGCCACAAATGTACGAATATCTGGAAAATTTAACGGAGATAGCCCCATTGCCCGAAATAGTCATGGGCCGTGTCGGAGAGGCATATCGCCGCTATCAGGTTTGCGGAGGAATGCCTGCTGCAGTTACTGCTATGCTTGAAAAGCGAGGAATACAAGAGATTGAAGATATTCAGAAATCGATTCTGATGGCCTACTCTTTGGACTTTGCCAAGCATGCCCCAGGAAAGGATATTCCGCGCATTGCTGCTATTTGGAACTCAATACCGTCTCAGTTGGCAAAGGAAAATCGAAAGTTTGTCTATAAACTTGTCAAAACAGGAGCGAGAGCACGAGAATATGAGGATGGGCTATTGTGGTTAGAGCACGCAGGAATGATATATCGTATCTTCTGTTCTTCCAAACCTGGTTTGCCGTTGAGTGCATACGACGACCTTTCGGCATTTAAAATCTATCTGTGTGACGGGGGTTTACTTCGTGTCATGGCACAACTTCCGGCAGATGTACTTTGGACAGAAAATCCGCTTTATACTGAGTTCAAAGGTGCAATGGCGGAAAATATGGTGTTGCAGTCCTTCGTTGCGCATTTCGATGCAATGCCGAGATATTGGACATCCGAAGCGACCGCAGAGGTGGATTTCCTGTTACAAAACAATATGTCACTACTTCCTGTGGAAGTTAAAACCGGTATTCGTTTGGGTGGTAAAAGCCTTGGAATATACATTGATCGTTTCGCTGTCGGATTGGCTTTGCGTTTTTCCATGAACAACCTGAAACGAGATGGTACGATTCTTAATCTCCCCATATTTCTTGCAGATTGGACTGAAAAACTGTTAATGATATAAGATTTTTTATTTAAGAAGAATGACCTGATATACAATTTATCTCTTTCTTTTTCGTTTATTTTTTCATAAAGGCGAGTAAATTTGCCTGTTTTTATAGTTGTTATAGCAAAATCGAATGAACAAATATCTCCTGCTTATTATCCTTTTGGTAACCGGCCTCACGGGAGCGCGGGCGCAATACGACTCGCAGTTGAGCCAGTATTTTATGGCGCTGGGTTACTATAATCCGGCATATGCGGGTGTTACGGGAGACTTGAATATGTTGGCAATGTCCCGTTTGCAATATGTCGGGATCGACGGGGCGCCGACTTCCTTCTTCATCAATGCGGATATGCCGCTGAAGATAGGGAAGACCAATCATGGCGTCGGGATGGTCGTCTTTACCGAAGGAATTGGGCTTTTCGTCAATACACATGTCAATTTGCAGTATGCCTATAAACAAAAACTGTTTGGCGGCACACTCAGTATCGGAATGCAGTTCGGAATGGTAAACCAGTCGTTTGACGGAGAAAAGGTCTTTTATCCAACCAGCCAGTTCCACCAACAGGAAGACCAAGCGATTCCAAAAACACAGGCAAGCGGAATGGGCTTCGACATGAATGCCGGGCTTTACTATCACCGCAAGAACCTCTATGCCGGTTTAGGCGTCACGCACTTGAACAAGACAGAGATCTCATTGGACGATTATTCTTCCATGTATCTCGCCAGTACATATAATTTGATAGCCGGATACAATATTCAGTTTCGAAATCCGTTGTATGAATTACAGCCGTCTGTATTCCTGAAAACAGACATGCAGGTTTTTCAAGCGGACATAACCGCCCGGCTGTTTTATAATAAGATGTTTAACGGAGGTTTTTCCTGGCGTGTGAATGAGTCGCTGATCCTGTTGTTAGGAGCCAAGATCGGGAGTTTCCAGGTAGGATATGCGTATGATTTTCCGATCTCTACCATACCCATCTTGAAAGCCACGAGTGGAAGCCACGAGTTGGTAGTGAGCTACAAGTTGAAGTTGAAAAAATCGAAGTCAGGAAAGAATAGACATAAAAGTGTACGTATATTATAGTATATGAAAAAAGTATTGTTAGTACTTGCGGCAGTAACCCTGTTTACCTCATGTGGCAAAACCCTTTCCGGTGGCGGGGGCGAAGTGACGGGGGTACGATCGGTTGCATTTAACGAACCTGCCCCTTACGGGATGGTTCTGATCAAAAGAGGCTCATTCGAGATGGGACCCGCTGATAAGGATTCCTTGTGGGGAATCAATCCGGAAACGAAAGGTGTCTCTTTCGATGCTTTCTGGATGGACGAGACAGAGGTGACGAATGCCAAATACCGCCAATTCGTGTATTGGGTGCGCGATTCCATTATCCGCGAGCGTCTGGCCGACCCGGCTTATGGCGGCAATGACCTGTTTAAGATTACCGAAGATCGATACGGCGAACCGGTTACCCCGCATCTGGATTGGAGCCGTCCGATTCCCTGGAAACGTGCCAATGAAGACGAGATCCGGGCAATCGAAAGCGTCTATACCGTCAATCCGGTGACCGGCGAAAAGACGTTGGACCCGAAACAGATGGTCTACCGTTACGAATGGTACGACTATACGTCGGCTGCCCTTCGCAAACACAACCTGGACCCGGCAGCCCGCGTGCGTAACACCGATATACAGGTCGATCCCAACGAAGTGATCATGATATCCAAAGATACGGCCTACATCACCGAGGAAGGCGAGATCGTGAACGAGACCATCACGCGCCAGCTTAGCGGACCATGGGATTTCCTTCATACCCGTATCGTGAATATCTATCCGGACGAAAGTTGCTGGGTGAACGATTTCAATAATGCTTACAACGAACCTTATATGCGTATGTATTTCTCGCATCCGGGCTATGACGATTATCCTGTGGTAGGCGTTTCTTGGGAACAGGCGACTGCTTTCTGCGTATGGCGCACCAACCTGTTCAAGGAATCTCTGAACTTCCCCAGCGGACAGGCCATCGAACCGTTCCGCCTGCCGACCGAAGGCGAGTGGGAATATGCCGCCCGTACAGGCAAGAACGAAAACAAATATCCGTGGGCCGGTGACGAACTGGTGAGCGGAAAAGGTTGCTTCTTAGGCAACTTCAAGCCGGGCAAAGGCAACTATACAGAAGACGGACACCTGATTACTTCGCGTGTCGGCTCTTTCGCTCCGAACGAATTCGGCCTCTATGACATGGCCGGCAATGTGGCGGAATGGACATCTACCTCCTATTCCGAATCCGGACCGAGCCAGATGAGCGACATGAACCCGGATCTGCGCTACAATGCCGCGAAAGAAGACCCGTACGCCATGAAAAAGAAGGTCGTACGAGGCGGTTCCTGGAAAGACGTGGCACAGTTCATCCGTTCGGATATGCGCACCTTCGAATACCAGAACGAAACCCGTTCATACATCGGTTTCCGTTGCGCCCGCACACAAATCGGTTTTTCGAGAGCAAAAGGTAAAAAATAACGCAGGGGCGGGGTTCGCCCGCCCTCTCTAATTAACGAATATACATTATATTATGGGAAAATATAGAAGATATAAAAACAGAGTAGAAATGTACCTCGCCAGTGAAAAAGGCAAGCGGGTACTGAATTTCTGTTATAGCTGGGGTGCCTCCATCGTTATTATCGGCGCCTTGTTCAAATTGTTGCACTTGCCGTATGGTAACCAGATCCTGTTTGTGGCCATGACGGTAGAGGCATTGGTATTCTTTATCTCCGCATTTGAAAAGCCATTCAATGAATATCACTGGGAAGAAGTGTTCCCGGTATTGAAATCGAAGAATCCGCTCGACCGTCCGGATTTCGCCAATACGCCTATGTCCAATCTGGTCAACTCGCCGGAGAATACGACCGACGACGAGATCGCTGGCGGGCTGAAAATCAATTTAAGCGGCAAGCAGGCTTCCGGACTGGGCAGTCTCGGCCTGGATGTGAGCGAAGAAGATACGAAAAACCTTTCCGACAGTATCAAGAAGCTGAGTGGTGCCGCCGAACAGATCTCCAAAATGGCGGAGCTGACGGAAGCGACGCAGAAATACTTGGAACAGCTTTCGGGCATGTCCGAGAATATGGAGCGTTTCAGCCAGGTGACCCATTCGCTGACCGACGTTTCCGACACGCTCTTGAACTCGTATAAGAGCATTACGGATAATTCGGATGGCATCAACCAGAATTCCCGCGGTTACGTGCAGCAGATGGAAATGCTGAACCGCAACATATCCGGCTTGAACACGATCTACGAGATACAGTTGAAGAGCATCAGCTCACAGATCGAATCGATCGAACACATCAACAGTGGTTTGAGCCGTATTCGCGAAATGTATGACGGCTCCGTTGTCGACAGTTCCGTGTTCCGTAACGAGACGGAAAAGATGACGCGACAGTTGGCCGAATTGAACCAGGTATACAGCCGCCTGTTACAGGCCATGACGGTCAATATGGGGTATCAGCAACCTGCACAGCCGCAGCAGCCTGCTTACCAACAGCAGCAACCGCAGCCCGCACAGCAGCAGAATTACCAGCAGGCCTATCAGCAACCGTACGGATATCAGCAGCAAACTCCGTATACAAACAACCCAATGAAGTAATCGAATATGGCAGGAATAGCAAATAATCCCAATTCGCCCCGTCAGAAGATGATCAACCTGATGTATCTGGTGTTCATCGCTATGATGGCACTCAACGTGTCGTCGGAGGTACTTGACGGTTTCGAACTGGTGGAAGGCAGCTTGCGTACTTCTATCGATAATACCTCGACCCGTAATGAGATCGTCACGGAGGAACTGAAGGCTTATTATCAGACAAATCCCGAAAAAGTACGTGAATGGTACGAAAAGGGGACAAAGGTGAAGCAGGCTTCCGACAGTCTGTACAATTATGTGCAGGATCTGAAAGTGCGTATTGCACAGATTGCCGACGGTAAGGATGCCGATGTCAATAATATCGATCATAAGGACGACCTCGAAGCGGCTTCCCGCGTGATGTTGTCTCCCGTTTCGGGTGAAGGCAAAAAATTGCGCCAGAGCATCGAAAAATACCGGACACTGATGGGCGAGATGGTGGAAGACTCTGCCAAGACGCGCATCATCGAAGCCAGCCTGTCGACGACACCGCCTCACAAGGCTGGTATCAATACCCGCACTTGGGAAGAGGCTTTGTTCGAGAATATGCCGGTGGCGGCGGCTGTCACCTTGCTGACGAAATTGCAAAGCGATATCCGCTATGCCGAAGGTGAAGTGTTGTCGAACCTGCTGAGCAGCGTCGACATGCGCGACTATCGTGTGAACCAGATCACGGCACAGGTAATCCCGGAAAGCCAGATCGTCATGCGTGGCAGTCAGTACAAGGCCAATATCGTCTTATCGGCTGTCGACTCGACGAAACGCCCGACCGTCTATGTGAACGGAAAGGAACTGCCTTATGATGCAAACGGCATGTTTACGGCTGTCGCCGGTACTCCTGGCACTTATCCGGTCAAAGGATATATCGAAATGCCGGGTAGTGACGGCAGCGTGATGCGCCGCGAGTTCGAAAGCGAATATTTCGTGACGGAACCGAGTGCGACGGTAGCGCCGATGCTGATGAATGTGTTGTATGCCGGAATCGCCAACCCGATCCGTATTGCCGTGCCGGGCGTACCGAGCGGTAATGTGACGGCGACCATGACAAACGGGACATTGATCCGCAAAGGAGACCAATGGGAAGCCCGTCCGACAACGGTCGGAACAGATGCCATCGTTTCCGTCCATGCTAAAATGGCGGATGGCCGCAGCGTCGAGATGGCGAAAACGACTTTCCGCGTACGCGCCCTGCCTGATCCGATGCCTTTTATCGAATATAAGGACCAGAACGGCAATATGCGCAAGTTCCGTGGTGGCCAGTTCTCCAAACGGAATTTGGTGGAAGCCGACGGTATCCAGGCGGCTATCGACGACGACTTGCTGAACGTGCCGTTCAAGGTGTTGAGTTTCGAGTTGACTTTCTACGATTCGATGGGCAACATCATTCCGGAAGTCACGCAAGGCAACCAGTTCTCACAGCGTCAGAAAGATTATATCCGCCGCCTGGCAAGAGGCAAACGCTTCTACATTACCCATGTGAAGGTATTAGGACCGGACAACAAGGAACGTATCATTCCGACCGTCGAAGTAATCGTCAATTAACATAACGTAGGGGCGAGGTTTGCTCGCCCCGTAATGTATAAAGATATATGAAACGTTTATATTACATAGCAACCCTCGCCATTGCCCTGTTCGCCTCCGTCCCCATGCAGGCGCAGGAAGAGGCCGGTAACGCCCAGCAACAACAGCAGAGACGCCGTGGCCCCGTATCGAGCCGTGGCGCCCGTGAAGAAGATAAGAAAGAGAGCGGTATGCCCGAACTGACCGTCCGTGCACAGGATATGAACGAACGGATGACGCAGAATATCGGCAACGCCCGCTGGATGCGTGTCATCTATCGCCAGATCGATCTCACGAAAGAGCAGAATGCTCCTCTATACTATCCCACCCAACCGATGAACGGACAGATGAATCTGTTTTCGATCATCTTCCAGTTGGTATGCGAGGGTAAGCTGTCCGCCTATGAATACCTGGACGGTTACGAGGATTTCAGCGACAACCGCAAGCTCGACCTGAAAGTCATGCTGGACCGTTGCCGCATCTTCTATGAAGAGACGCCAGGCAAAGACAACGAACCCGCCAGTTTCGTCGTAAATGAAAGCGATATTCCTTCCGGTGATGTCCGCTCCTATTATATAAAAGAAGCCTGGTATTTCGACCAGAACAACTCCGTATTCGATGTCAAGACACTCGCGATCTGCCCGATCCTGACGATCGTGGACGATATGGGACAGAACACCATGCCGATGTTCTGGATTCCTTATGAAAACCTGCGGCCCTATATCAATACGGCCTATATCATGACGTCCAACATCAACAACGCCATGACTTTCACGCTCGACGATTATTTCCGTCGCCGGATGTTCCAGGGCGATATCTTCAAGACGCAGAACCTGATGAATCAGCCTCTGCAAGCCTACTGCCCGACACCCGATTCGATGAAACGCGAGCAGGAACGTATCGAGAATCAATTGATCA
Proteins encoded in this region:
- a CDS encoding TolC family protein, whose translation is MKRILLLICIVFAVVPAGAQRVFSLDDCIQTGLERNYSIRIIRNEQQISDNNATPGNAGYLPTVDLSSGFSGTLNNNNNKLSDGTTEKTNGVHNETADVGLNVNWTVFDGLGIQATYDKLRELQNLGELNTRMTIEDFVADLSSEYYNLIRQKIRLRNLRSTLELSRERLRIVEERYYIGSMSRLDLQQAQVDFNADSSNVLNQLEQVHTSRIRLNRLMALEDVEEQVQIKDSLITPNPFLDEVELWKSTLTSNSSLLIAKKNQVISELDYKKIKSRNYPYVKLNAGYGYTANWYEVGTTDLQRRLGLNYGVTVGINVFDGFNRKREQRNARIQIQNQELRTQELELGLRADMSNFWMAYRNNLDLWSLEKENLVAAQENYRIAIDRYKLGDLSGIELREAQNSLLEAEERQSIAEYSTKICEISLLQLSGKIMDMFHEND
- a CDS encoding O-methyltransferase, with the translated sequence MRIIPKANSLRKGILLYRGIRYRKGFGVHSPFVFNLITKVIEERCQYYSFYDIELIRKQLLFQNGEITYPDRQQKGKMRRRTIGRIVEREAIRPKHGALLFRLANYFKSKHILQIGPSMGLSTLYLTSYASDLKCIALENVPEFASIARIAFSKAARNPVDLRVGGYKDLLPKALKDMEQLDFVFFNTLYEQQNNSWLFETCLKHVHGDTVFVFEGIKASRKMREFWQKVCSHPEVTVTIDLYSMGIVFFNKKLHKRDYIVYF
- a CDS encoding cob(I)yrinic acid a,c-diamide adenosyltransferase, translated to MKKSIIYTGTGDKGTTSLVGGERVSKAHQRIESYGTVDELNSFIGLLITSLEEKADQDFLLFIQHKLFTIGSYLATDQENTELKIESKVMPETITRIEREIDRLDNELPKMRNFILPGGSRPASLAHVCRTVCRRAERQIYRLAETIPVEEPVLVFMNRLSDYLFVLARKECIRNNGKEIIWDYTCI
- a CDS encoding DUF2795 domain-containing protein, producing the protein MYWTLELASKLEDAPWPATKDELIDYAQRSGAPLEVIENLQEMEDEGEIYECMEDIWPDYPSKEDFFFNEEEY
- a CDS encoding ATP-binding protein — protein: MEIKRDIMAALLKWKQRPERKPLIIQGARQIGKTWIMRKFGEEYFDYVAYFNFDASEELCREFENTKSPGRLIDILRLYTEYPIEPERTLIIFDEIQQSNKALNSLKYFCEETPEYHILAAGSLLGVSLSQGDSFPVGKVEFLRMYPVTFREFLRADTPQMYEYLENLTEIAPLPEIVMGRVGEAYRRYQVCGGMPAAVTAMLEKRGIQEIEDIQKSILMAYSLDFAKHAPGKDIPRIAAIWNSIPSQLAKENRKFVYKLVKTGARAREYEDGLLWLEHAGMIYRIFCSSKPGLPLSAYDDLSAFKIYLCDGGLLRVMAQLPADVLWTENPLYTEFKGAMAENMVLQSFVAHFDAMPRYWTSEATAEVDFLLQNNMSLLPVEVKTGIRLGGKSLGIYIDRFAVGLALRFSMNNLKRDGTILNLPIFLADWTEKLLMI
- a CDS encoding PorP/SprF family type IX secretion system membrane protein, encoding MNKYLLLIILLVTGLTGARAQYDSQLSQYFMALGYYNPAYAGVTGDLNMLAMSRLQYVGIDGAPTSFFINADMPLKIGKTNHGVGMVVFTEGIGLFVNTHVNLQYAYKQKLFGGTLSIGMQFGMVNQSFDGEKVFYPTSQFHQQEDQAIPKTQASGMGFDMNAGLYYHRKNLYAGLGVTHLNKTEISLDDYSSMYLASTYNLIAGYNIQFRNPLYELQPSVFLKTDMQVFQADITARLFYNKMFNGGFSWRVNESLILLLGAKIGSFQVGYAYDFPISTIPILKATSGSHELVVSYKLKLKKSKSGKNRHKSVRIL
- the porK gene encoding T9SS ring complex lipoprotein PorK/GldK, whose protein sequence is MKKVLLVLAAVTLFTSCGKTLSGGGGEVTGVRSVAFNEPAPYGMVLIKRGSFEMGPADKDSLWGINPETKGVSFDAFWMDETEVTNAKYRQFVYWVRDSIIRERLADPAYGGNDLFKITEDRYGEPVTPHLDWSRPIPWKRANEDEIRAIESVYTVNPVTGEKTLDPKQMVYRYEWYDYTSAALRKHNLDPAARVRNTDIQVDPNEVIMISKDTAYITEEGEIVNETITRQLSGPWDFLHTRIVNIYPDESCWVNDFNNAYNEPYMRMYFSHPGYDDYPVVGVSWEQATAFCVWRTNLFKESLNFPSGQAIEPFRLPTEGEWEYAARTGKNENKYPWAGDELVSGKGCFLGNFKPGKGNYTEDGHLITSRVGSFAPNEFGLYDMAGNVAEWTSTSYSESGPSQMSDMNPDLRYNAAKEDPYAMKKKVVRGGSWKDVAQFIRSDMRTFEYQNETRSYIGFRCARTQIGFSRAKGKK
- the porL gene encoding type IX secretion system motor protein PorL/GldL, translated to MGKYRRYKNRVEMYLASEKGKRVLNFCYSWGASIVIIGALFKLLHLPYGNQILFVAMTVEALVFFISAFEKPFNEYHWEEVFPVLKSKNPLDRPDFANTPMSNLVNSPENTTDDEIAGGLKINLSGKQASGLGSLGLDVSEEDTKNLSDSIKKLSGAAEQISKMAELTEATQKYLEQLSGMSENMERFSQVTHSLTDVSDTLLNSYKSITDNSDGINQNSRGYVQQMEMLNRNISGLNTIYEIQLKSISSQIESIEHINSGLSRIREMYDGSVVDSSVFRNETEKMTRQLAELNQVYSRLLQAMTVNMGYQQPAQPQQPAYQQQQPQPAQQQNYQQAYQQPYGYQQQTPYTNNPMK